Proteins from a genomic interval of Rosa chinensis cultivar Old Blush chromosome 2, RchiOBHm-V2, whole genome shotgun sequence:
- the LOC112187899 gene encoding protein LURP-one-related 12: MKEGLVEPAFVFEEETYLTVSKTSLFFAGDGFSVYDRDAQLVFRVDSYGPDPHDRTELVLMDATGRCLLTVRRKRPSLHHRWEGYVGERMEGQKPIFSVRRSSIIGRSSVTVEVFRESPEEYQIEGSFAQRCCTIFNAEKEPVAEIRRKVDASTQVVLGKDVFSLALRPGFDAAFAMGLVLVLDQINGDGFVEEEVEMDLTAEE, translated from the exons ATGAAGGAAGGGCTCGTGGAACCTGCCTTCGTATTCGAGGAAGAAACCTACCTCACCGTTTCCAAAACCTCCCTTTTCTTCGCCGGCGACGGCTTCTCCGTCTACGATCGCGACGCTCAACTCGTCTTCCGAGTCGACTCGTACGGCCCCGACCCCCACGACAGGACCGAGCTCGTCCTCATGGACGCCACCGGGCGCTGCCTTCTCACCGTCCGTCGAAAG AGGCCGAGTCTGCATCACCGGTGGGAAGGGTATGTCGGGGAGAGGATGGAGGGCCAGAAGCCAATCTTCAGCGTCCGCCGGTCGTCCATAATCGGACGGTCGAGCGTGACCGTGGAAGTCTTCCGAGAGTCACCGGAGGAGTACCAGATAGAAGGGTCGTTCGCGCAGCGCTGCTGCACGATCTTCAACGCTGAGAAGGAACCGGTGGCTGAGATCCGACGCAAAGTGGATGCTTCCACCCAAGTGGTGCTTGGGAAGGACGTCTTCTCTCTCGCACTCAGGCCTGGCTTCGATGCAGCTTTTGCCATGGGACTGGTGCTCGTGCTTGACCAGATCAACGGCGATGGGTTtgtggaggaggaggtggagatggacCTGACCGCAGAGGAATAG